The following are encoded in a window of Microbacterium sp. LWO13-1.2 genomic DNA:
- the glpK gene encoding glycerol kinase GlpK, with translation MADYIIAIDQGTTSSRAIIFDKKGSIVETGQKEHEQILPRAGWVEHDPAEIWRNVQEVIGQALSRADLTRHDIAAIGITNQRETAVVWDKTTGQPIYNAIVWQDTRTQQIVDRLAAEGGVERFKPVVGLPLATYFSGTKIAWILENVDGAREKAEAGDLLFGTTDCWVLWNLTGGVDGGVHATDVTNASRTMFMDLETLEWRDDILEAFGVPRSMMPEIRSSSEVYGKAEDSSLLRETPIAGILGDQQAATFGQAAFNTGESKNTYGTGCFLIFNTGEEIVHSKNGLLTTVGYKLGDGPTHYALEGSIAVTGSLIQWLRDQLGIIDSAPEVEELAKQVDDNGGVYIVPAFSGLFAPYWRPDARGAIVGLTRYANKNHIARAALEAVAYQTRDVLDAVNADAGVDLTELKVDGGMVANDALMQFQADILGVPVVRPVVAETTALGAAYAAGLAVGFWDGLDDLSANWQEDKRWEPSMEDAERDRQLRLWRKAVTKSMDWVDDDVK, from the coding sequence ATGGCTGACTACATCATCGCCATCGATCAGGGAACCACGTCCAGTCGCGCGATCATCTTCGACAAGAAGGGCAGCATCGTCGAGACCGGCCAGAAGGAGCACGAGCAGATCCTTCCTCGGGCCGGCTGGGTGGAACACGATCCTGCCGAGATCTGGCGCAACGTCCAGGAAGTCATCGGCCAGGCATTGAGCCGCGCCGACCTCACCAGGCACGACATCGCCGCGATCGGCATCACGAATCAGCGCGAGACGGCAGTCGTGTGGGACAAGACCACCGGGCAGCCGATCTACAACGCGATCGTCTGGCAGGACACCCGCACGCAGCAGATCGTGGATCGTCTCGCCGCCGAGGGAGGCGTCGAGCGCTTCAAGCCGGTCGTCGGCCTGCCGCTGGCGACGTACTTCTCCGGCACGAAGATCGCCTGGATCCTGGAGAACGTCGACGGTGCTCGCGAGAAGGCGGAGGCCGGCGATCTGCTCTTCGGCACCACCGACTGCTGGGTGCTCTGGAACCTCACCGGCGGCGTTGACGGTGGCGTGCACGCCACCGACGTCACCAACGCCTCCCGCACCATGTTCATGGACCTCGAGACTCTCGAGTGGCGCGACGACATCCTCGAGGCATTCGGTGTACCGCGCTCGATGATGCCGGAGATCCGTTCGTCCTCCGAGGTCTACGGCAAGGCCGAGGATTCGTCGCTCCTGCGCGAGACCCCGATCGCCGGCATCCTGGGCGACCAGCAGGCCGCCACGTTCGGTCAGGCTGCGTTCAACACCGGTGAGAGCAAGAACACCTACGGCACCGGTTGCTTCCTGATCTTCAACACGGGCGAGGAGATCGTCCACTCGAAGAACGGGCTGCTCACCACTGTCGGCTACAAGCTGGGCGACGGCCCGACGCACTACGCGCTCGAAGGCTCGATCGCCGTCACCGGATCGCTGATCCAGTGGCTGCGCGACCAGCTCGGAATCATCGACTCGGCTCCCGAGGTCGAAGAGCTCGCCAAGCAGGTCGACGACAACGGCGGCGTCTACATCGTTCCCGCGTTCTCGGGTCTGTTCGCGCCGTACTGGCGTCCGGACGCACGCGGTGCGATCGTCGGGCTCACCCGCTACGCCAACAAGAACCACATCGCGCGCGCCGCACTGGAGGCCGTCGCCTACCAGACCCGCGACGTGCTCGATGCGGTCAATGCGGATGCCGGTGTGGATCTGACCGAGCTCAAGGTCGACGGCGGCATGGTCGCCAACGACGCGCTCATGCAGTTCCAGGCGGACATCCTCGGCGTGCCGGTCGTTCGTCCGGTCGTCGCCGAGACGACGGCCCTGGGTGCGGCATACGCTGCCGGACTCGCTGTCGGCTTCTGGGACGGTCTGGACGACCTCTCCGCCAACTGGCAGGAGGACAAGCGCTGGGAGCCGTCTATGGAGGACGCCGAGCGCGACCGCCAGCTGCGGTTGTGGCGCAAGGCCGTCACCAAGTCGATGGACTGGGTCGACGACGACGTGAAGTGA
- the rimM gene encoding ribosome maturation factor RimM (Essential for efficient processing of 16S rRNA), whose amino-acid sequence MVPNERNQGKNQLRVGRLVKAHGLKGGLKLELYTDNPERRFVIGAEFTLQVPEASPWHGKTITVREYRVMNGSPVVFFDDVDDRSGAESLVRAILWIDQDNDEVEDDAWFDHQLVGLDVVRDETVVGRVARVEHFPAQDLLIVRSGEREIMVPFVAAIVPTVDVAAGRVIVTPPPGLFEELPDAAEDDQADTADAESAE is encoded by the coding sequence GTGGTGCCGAACGAGCGAAACCAGGGTAAGAACCAGCTTCGAGTCGGACGCCTCGTCAAGGCCCATGGCCTCAAGGGCGGGCTCAAGCTCGAGCTGTACACCGACAATCCCGAGCGACGCTTCGTCATCGGGGCCGAGTTCACGTTGCAGGTGCCAGAGGCATCTCCGTGGCACGGCAAGACCATCACTGTGCGCGAGTACCGGGTCATGAACGGCAGCCCTGTCGTGTTCTTCGACGACGTCGATGACCGCAGCGGCGCCGAGAGCCTCGTCCGCGCGATCCTGTGGATCGATCAGGACAATGACGAAGTCGAGGACGACGCCTGGTTCGACCATCAGTTGGTCGGTCTCGATGTCGTCCGCGATGAGACCGTCGTTGGTCGCGTGGCGCGGGTCGAGCATTTCCCCGCTCAGGACCTCCTCATCGTGCGTTCCGGTGAGCGCGAGATCATGGTTCCCTTCGTCGCGGCCATCGTGCCGACCGTCGACGTCGCAGCCGGGCGCGTGATCGTCACGCCTCCTCCCGGACTCTTCGAAGAGCTCCCGGATGCCGCCGAAGACGATCAGGCGGACACCGCGGACGCCGAATCCGCCGAGTAG
- a CDS encoding EamA family transporter: MNRLTLLLITALAPIAWGTTYLVTTELLPVGHPMFAGLLRSLPAGLIAVAVSRTLPRGGWWFKSFALGALNIGAFFPLLFLAAERLPGGVAAAVAGVQPLIVLSLGALVLKERIRPITAAAAVAGAGGVALVVLGPAARLDALGILAALGGVTATALGMILTKRWGRPVGVGPVAYAGWQLSAGGLLLLPLTLLVEGTPASIDSGAVLGYLWLATAGGIIAYTLWFRGIQKLPMIASGLLALLSPVVATLLGTLVAGESFTPIQAVGFAIALLALIGGQLSVRPAQSPQPPLVDPNAATALTVGR, encoded by the coding sequence ATGAACCGCCTGACCCTCCTGCTGATCACCGCACTCGCTCCGATCGCCTGGGGCACGACCTACCTCGTCACCACCGAGCTGCTCCCCGTCGGGCATCCGATGTTCGCCGGTCTTCTGCGCTCCCTTCCCGCCGGACTCATCGCGGTCGCCGTCAGCCGGACCCTCCCTCGCGGCGGCTGGTGGTTCAAGTCTTTCGCACTGGGTGCGCTCAACATCGGGGCCTTCTTCCCTCTCCTCTTCCTTGCCGCCGAACGGCTGCCAGGAGGGGTCGCCGCGGCTGTCGCCGGGGTCCAGCCTCTCATCGTGCTCTCGCTCGGGGCTCTCGTCCTGAAGGAGCGGATCCGGCCGATCACCGCGGCGGCGGCCGTGGCCGGCGCAGGCGGTGTCGCGCTCGTCGTGCTCGGCCCGGCGGCACGGCTCGATGCACTGGGCATCCTGGCTGCGCTGGGCGGCGTCACCGCCACAGCGCTCGGCATGATCCTCACCAAACGATGGGGACGGCCCGTCGGCGTCGGACCCGTCGCCTACGCAGGATGGCAGCTCTCGGCCGGAGGCCTCCTCCTGCTCCCGCTCACACTTCTCGTCGAGGGGACGCCAGCTTCGATCGACAGCGGAGCCGTCCTGGGTTATCTGTGGCTGGCAACAGCGGGCGGGATCATCGCGTACACGCTCTGGTTCCGCGGAATCCAGAAGCTGCCGATGATCGCATCCGGTCTGCTCGCTTTGCTCTCCCCGGTCGTGGCGACGCTCCTGGGAACGCTCGTCGCCGGTGAGTCCTTCACGCCGATCCAGGCAGTCGGATTCGCGATCGCACTCCTCGCTCTGATCGGCGGACAGCTCTCCGTCCGCCCCGCCCAGAGCCCGCAACCTCCGCTGGTGGATCCGAACGCCGCGACGGCTCTCACCGTCGGCCGTTGA
- a CDS encoding LysR family transcriptional regulator, whose amino-acid sequence MDLQQLRYVVGVADASSFTRAAERCFVTQSALSHQIAALEREIGERLFARTSRSVRLTEPGEAFVRQARIAVAAADAAREDAAAAAGHVVGTLRLGVIPTVTAVDLPALLVRFRAAHPAVRVELRVGNSDALVPAVQRGDLDVALLGLHEDSVPTGVEVRSLSRERLVVALPRGHRLVGRDAVLGDLAGEVFADFPAGTSGRAQSDAAFAAAGLERDVAFEADSAGLILGLVAAGLAVSLLAPGTVATSHADVVSEQVLDGPHRVEYVAWDAASPRSVARAFLAALD is encoded by the coding sequence ATGGACCTTCAGCAACTGCGTTACGTCGTCGGGGTGGCCGATGCCTCGAGCTTCACTCGTGCAGCGGAGCGCTGCTTCGTCACCCAGTCGGCGCTGAGCCATCAGATCGCGGCGCTGGAGCGTGAGATCGGAGAGAGGCTCTTCGCGCGGACCAGCCGAAGTGTACGGCTCACCGAGCCGGGGGAGGCCTTCGTCAGGCAGGCGAGGATCGCGGTTGCCGCCGCGGATGCAGCCAGGGAAGACGCCGCAGCGGCTGCGGGCCACGTCGTCGGAACGCTCCGGCTCGGAGTGATCCCGACGGTCACGGCCGTGGATCTGCCGGCTTTGCTCGTGCGGTTCCGTGCCGCGCATCCTGCCGTGCGGGTAGAGCTTCGGGTCGGAAACAGCGACGCCCTCGTCCCCGCCGTGCAGCGCGGAGATCTTGACGTCGCGCTCCTCGGGTTGCACGAGGACAGCGTCCCGACGGGAGTGGAGGTGCGCTCGCTCTCCCGCGAACGTCTCGTGGTCGCTCTTCCGCGCGGACATCGGCTCGTCGGGCGCGATGCGGTGCTGGGGGATCTCGCCGGAGAGGTCTTCGCGGATTTTCCCGCGGGGACGTCCGGTCGGGCACAGAGCGATGCGGCGTTCGCCGCGGCGGGTCTGGAGCGCGACGTCGCGTTCGAGGCGGATTCTGCAGGACTCATCCTGGGGCTGGTCGCTGCCGGTCTCGCCGTCTCCCTCCTCGCACCAGGCACCGTCGCGACATCGCACGCAGACGTGGTGTCCGAACAGGTGCTCGATGGTCCGCATCGCGTCGAGTACGTCGCATGGGATGCAGCCTCACCCCGCAGTGTCGCGAGAGCCTTCCTCGCTGCGCTCGACTGA
- a CDS encoding glutamate--cysteine ligase — translation MKLEFAPSARSTVGLEWEIMLADPATGDLVGRAPELLAALEAESADERHTVTGELLTNTIEVTSGVGRSVAHAVDDIAQAIAAVRAATEPAGIELLSAGSHPFAQWYDQRVTDKSRYHTLIERTQWWGRNMMIWGIHVHIGVESQAKVLPLVNALAAYLPHLQALAASSPFWAGERTGYASNRALVFQQLPTAGLPWPLHDWSEFESYLDDMVRTGVMADASEVRWDIRPAPRWGTIEVRACDGMSTLPELASVAALTQVLVEHFSRRLDQGLPLPQLPAWYHRENKWRAARYGLEARVIIDAAGTQLPVREHLAQILSDLAPVAQDLDCGREFGRVASILDGGASYARQLAAADAADGDLGAVVQHLIREFRSGPESSVAEEHR, via the coding sequence GTGAAGCTCGAGTTCGCCCCGTCCGCCCGGTCCACTGTCGGCCTGGAGTGGGAGATCATGCTCGCTGATCCGGCCACTGGCGATCTCGTCGGCCGAGCGCCCGAGTTGCTCGCGGCGTTGGAAGCGGAGAGCGCCGACGAACGGCACACCGTGACCGGCGAACTGCTCACGAACACGATCGAGGTCACCAGCGGTGTCGGTCGTTCCGTCGCCCATGCGGTCGACGACATCGCGCAGGCGATCGCGGCCGTCCGCGCCGCCACCGAGCCGGCCGGCATCGAGCTGCTGTCGGCAGGCAGCCATCCTTTCGCCCAGTGGTACGACCAGCGAGTCACCGACAAGTCCCGCTATCACACGCTCATCGAGCGCACGCAATGGTGGGGGCGCAACATGATGATCTGGGGCATCCACGTGCACATCGGCGTCGAGTCGCAGGCCAAGGTGCTGCCGCTCGTCAATGCCCTCGCCGCCTACCTTCCCCACCTTCAGGCATTGGCAGCCTCGAGTCCGTTCTGGGCGGGCGAGCGCACCGGATACGCCTCCAATCGTGCGCTCGTCTTCCAGCAGCTGCCGACCGCCGGTCTCCCCTGGCCCCTGCACGATTGGTCGGAGTTCGAGTCGTACCTCGACGACATGGTCCGCACGGGCGTCATGGCCGATGCCTCCGAGGTGCGCTGGGACATCCGGCCGGCGCCGCGCTGGGGAACGATCGAAGTGCGCGCATGCGATGGCATGTCGACACTTCCCGAGCTCGCCTCGGTAGCCGCACTCACACAGGTCCTCGTCGAGCATTTCTCGCGTCGCCTCGATCAAGGGCTCCCTCTCCCCCAGCTTCCCGCCTGGTATCACCGGGAGAACAAATGGCGGGCGGCGAGGTACGGCCTGGAGGCGCGGGTGATCATCGATGCCGCCGGAACCCAGCTGCCGGTGCGCGAGCACCTCGCCCAGATCCTGTCGGACCTCGCTCCGGTCGCCCAGGACCTCGACTGCGGTCGCGAATTCGGTCGTGTCGCGTCGATCCTCGACGGTGGGGCGAGCTATGCACGACAACTCGCAGCCGCGGATGCCGCGGACGGCGACCTCGGCGCAGTAGTGCAGCACCTCATCCGCGAGTTCCGCTCAGGTCCCGAGTCGTCCGTCGCCGAGGAGCACCGGTGA
- a CDS encoding MIP/aquaporin family protein — protein sequence MTEVNLGLYFLSELVGTAMLVLLGCGVVANVVLAKNKGFGGGFLMINWGWGLAVFAGVLVSAYSGAILNPAVGIGLLVAGKITFTMFLVATGAELLGAILGAIVCWAAYKQHFDLEEDPANKLGVFSTGPAIRSYGWNLVTEVIGTFVLVFVIFAFADYGDIEVGTPGGLGPLSALPVALLVVGIGASLGGPTGYAINPARDLGPRIAHAILPIKGKGSSDWSYSWVPVVGPLIGGVLAALAAPALLGLA from the coding sequence ATGACTGAAGTCAATCTCGGTCTCTACTTCCTCTCGGAACTGGTGGGCACAGCGATGCTCGTCCTGCTCGGCTGCGGCGTCGTCGCCAATGTCGTGCTGGCGAAGAACAAGGGGTTCGGTGGCGGATTCCTGATGATCAACTGGGGATGGGGCCTCGCGGTCTTCGCCGGTGTGCTCGTCTCGGCATACTCCGGCGCGATCCTCAACCCGGCCGTCGGAATCGGCCTCCTCGTCGCCGGCAAGATCACGTTCACGATGTTCCTCGTCGCCACCGGCGCCGAGCTGCTCGGCGCGATCCTCGGCGCGATCGTGTGCTGGGCCGCGTACAAGCAGCACTTCGACCTCGAAGAGGACCCGGCGAACAAGCTCGGCGTCTTCTCGACCGGCCCCGCGATCCGCTCCTACGGCTGGAACCTCGTCACCGAGGTCATCGGCACCTTCGTGCTGGTGTTCGTGATCTTCGCCTTCGCAGATTATGGTGACATCGAGGTCGGCACGCCGGGAGGCCTCGGCCCGCTCAGCGCACTGCCCGTCGCCCTGCTCGTCGTCGGAATCGGCGCGTCGCTCGGTGGTCCCACCGGCTACGCCATCAACCCGGCCCGTGACCTCGGCCCGCGCATCGCGCACGCGATCCTGCCGATCAAGGGCAAGGGTTCCAGCGACTGGTCCTACTCGTGGGTTCCGGTCGTCGGACCGCTCATCGGTGGTGTGCTCGCCGCTCTCGCAGCCCCGGCGCTGCTCGGCCTCGCGTAA
- the rpsP gene encoding 30S ribosomal protein S16: MAVKIRLKRMGKIRAPYYRIVVADSRTKRDGRVIEEIGKYHPTEEPSFIEVDSERAQYWLSVGAQPTEQVAAILKITGDWGKFKGDADAKSTLRVAEPKAPFEIDAKKKSVVKPKVEKKEAPAEETPAAKADAEAAEAPAADAE, from the coding sequence GTGGCTGTCAAGATTCGTCTCAAGCGCATGGGCAAGATCCGTGCGCCGTACTACCGCATCGTCGTCGCCGACTCGCGCACCAAGCGCGATGGTCGCGTGATCGAGGAGATCGGCAAGTACCACCCCACTGAGGAGCCCTCGTTCATCGAGGTCGACTCCGAGCGTGCGCAGTACTGGCTCTCCGTCGGCGCGCAGCCGACCGAGCAGGTCGCCGCGATCCTCAAGATCACCGGTGACTGGGGCAAGTTCAAGGGCGACGCCGACGCGAAGTCCACCCTCCGGGTCGCAGAGCCCAAGGCCCCCTTCGAGATCGACGCGAAGAAGAAGTCCGTCGTGAAGCCGAAGGTGGAGAAGAAGGAGGCTCCCGCTGAGGAGACTCCCGCCGCCAAGGCCGACGCGGAGGCCGCTGAGGCCCCCGCAGCCGACGCAGAGTAA
- a CDS encoding RNA-binding protein has protein sequence MLAAALEHIVKGIVDHPEDVQIHASASPRGDLLEVRVHPDDRGRVIGRGGRTAKALRTLVTALADGRRVRVDVADD, from the coding sequence GTGCTCGCCGCCGCGCTCGAACACATCGTCAAGGGGATCGTCGATCACCCGGAGGATGTCCAGATCCACGCTTCCGCGTCGCCGCGAGGCGACCTCCTCGAGGTGCGTGTGCACCCCGATGACCGTGGACGCGTGATCGGGCGCGGCGGCCGCACCGCGAAGGCCCTGCGCACGCTCGTCACCGCCCTTGCCGACGGGCGTCGCGTCCGCGTCGACGTCGCGGACGACTGA
- a CDS encoding glycerol-3-phosphate dehydrogenase/oxidase: MIDQTHSSAERAEVRNVRESGRTSVLVIGAGINGISTFRDLALQGVDVVLVERGDFASGASSASSHMIHGGIRYLENGEFRLVRESVQERNGLLKIAPHYVKPLETTIPIYSTFSGILSAPLRFLTHKSGKPQERGAFLIKVGLMIYDTFSRDGGMVPRHRFLGRKRSLSELPSLDPHIKYTATYYDASMHDPERLALDVLQDGRAAHTGAHALNYVEAIARDGDKVVLRDRESGTEFTITADVVVNASGPWTDLTNDALGADTRFMGGTKGSHIVLDHPELLDATRGREIFFEHSDGRIVLIYPLKGKVLVGTTDIDADPREVPVCTEDEVDYFFDLIHHVFPQINVSREQIVYRFSGIRPLPRHEDTAPGFVSRDYRIEVDNEGAAPLVSLVGGKWTTFRALGESLSDVVLGLLGRTRKVSTVGVPIGGGRDFPRTTKARRIWIQENLPGAGERAEKLLTRYGTRAADVWAFIEQGDDAPLAGGDLSTRELAWMVENELVARLEDVILRRTSIAFTGHADTAVLDELADALAQLLDWDRSRHDAEVDQTRTLLNDRHGLTLSSRTRG; encoded by the coding sequence ATGATCGATCAGACACACTCGTCGGCGGAGCGAGCCGAGGTACGCAACGTCCGCGAATCGGGGCGCACGTCCGTCCTGGTGATCGGCGCAGGGATCAACGGGATATCCACGTTCCGCGATCTGGCCCTTCAGGGCGTCGATGTCGTCCTGGTCGAACGCGGCGACTTCGCGTCCGGCGCTTCGTCGGCATCCAGCCACATGATCCACGGCGGCATCCGCTACCTGGAGAACGGTGAGTTCCGCTTGGTGCGCGAGTCCGTGCAGGAACGCAACGGCCTCCTGAAAATCGCGCCGCACTACGTGAAGCCTCTCGAGACCACGATCCCGATCTACTCCACCTTCTCCGGCATCCTCTCCGCGCCCCTCCGTTTCCTGACGCACAAGAGCGGCAAGCCTCAGGAGCGCGGCGCGTTCCTGATCAAGGTCGGGCTGATGATCTACGACACGTTCTCTCGTGATGGCGGCATGGTCCCCCGGCACCGCTTCCTCGGCCGGAAGCGCTCGCTGTCCGAACTGCCGTCGCTCGACCCGCACATCAAGTACACCGCGACCTACTACGACGCCTCGATGCACGACCCGGAGCGTCTCGCACTCGACGTCCTGCAGGATGGCCGTGCGGCGCACACCGGCGCGCACGCGCTCAACTACGTCGAGGCGATCGCCCGCGACGGCGACAAGGTCGTGCTGCGGGATCGGGAGAGCGGCACGGAGTTCACCATCACGGCCGACGTCGTGGTGAATGCATCAGGACCCTGGACCGATCTCACCAACGACGCCCTCGGCGCGGACACCCGTTTCATGGGCGGCACCAAGGGCTCGCACATCGTGCTCGACCACCCTGAGCTCCTCGATGCCACCCGTGGCCGGGAGATCTTCTTCGAGCACTCCGACGGCCGCATCGTCCTCATCTACCCACTCAAGGGAAAGGTGCTCGTCGGCACGACCGACATCGACGCCGACCCTCGCGAGGTGCCGGTGTGCACGGAGGATGAGGTCGACTACTTCTTCGACTTGATCCACCACGTCTTCCCGCAGATCAATGTGTCGCGCGAGCAGATCGTGTACCGGTTCTCCGGCATCCGCCCGCTCCCCCGCCATGAAGACACCGCCCCGGGCTTCGTGTCCAGGGACTACCGCATCGAAGTCGACAACGAAGGCGCCGCTCCCCTGGTCAGCCTCGTCGGCGGCAAGTGGACCACCTTCCGGGCACTCGGTGAATCCCTCTCCGATGTGGTTCTCGGCCTGCTGGGCCGCACGCGCAAGGTCTCCACCGTGGGCGTCCCGATCGGCGGCGGTCGCGATTTCCCGCGCACGACCAAAGCTCGGCGCATCTGGATCCAGGAGAACCTGCCGGGCGCCGGAGAACGGGCGGAGAAGCTCCTCACCCGCTACGGAACACGTGCGGCAGACGTCTGGGCGTTCATCGAGCAGGGGGATGACGCTCCCCTCGCCGGCGGCGATCTGTCCACCCGCGAGCTCGCGTGGATGGTCGAGAACGAGCTCGTCGCCCGTCTCGAGGACGTCATCCTCCGTCGCACCAGCATCGCCTTCACCGGGCACGCCGATACCGCCGTCCTCGATGAGCTGGCCGATGCACTTGCACAGCTGCTCGACTGGGATCGCAGCCGCCACGACGCGGAAGTGGACCAGACCCGCACGCTCCTCAACGATCGGCATGGACTCACCCTCTCGTCCCGCACCCGCGGCTGA
- a CDS encoding sugar-binding domain-containing protein, whose protein sequence is MAHSDARPQEAKLIAALTAAQLYYMQDKTMEVIARELRTSRSSVSRLLSFARESGLVDIRINSPLERLGMLEQRIRDRYRVAAHVVPMPEIVSEMERLERVALTAGRLLSQFVDSNMIIGIAWGSTISAVSRGLTQKETHNTTFVQLNGAGNTQTSGVEYSSDILQRFGSAFGAQVQQFPVPAFFDDPSTREAMWRERSTLRVLDLQSKMDIAVFSLGSPAAEVPSRVYVGGYLGRDDYRSLREDRAIGDVATVFFRADGSWKDIRVNARATGPGLDRLRRVPRRMCVVSGVPKLVSLRAAIAAELITDVVLDEGLARQLLEG, encoded by the coding sequence ATGGCGCACTCGGACGCACGACCCCAAGAGGCGAAACTGATCGCCGCGCTCACGGCGGCGCAGCTCTACTACATGCAGGACAAGACCATGGAGGTGATCGCGCGCGAGCTGCGCACCTCCCGATCGTCGGTCTCCCGTCTGCTGAGTTTCGCGCGGGAGAGCGGCCTCGTCGACATCCGCATCAACTCGCCACTCGAACGGCTGGGCATGCTGGAGCAGCGCATCCGAGACCGCTACCGGGTCGCCGCTCACGTCGTGCCGATGCCGGAGATCGTCAGTGAGATGGAGCGACTCGAGCGCGTCGCGCTCACAGCAGGGCGGCTGCTTTCGCAGTTCGTGGACTCCAACATGATCATCGGGATCGCGTGGGGATCGACCATCAGTGCCGTCAGTCGCGGGCTCACACAGAAGGAGACGCACAACACGACATTCGTGCAGCTCAATGGCGCTGGGAACACGCAGACGAGTGGTGTGGAGTACTCGAGCGACATCCTGCAGCGCTTCGGCAGCGCCTTCGGTGCCCAGGTGCAGCAGTTTCCGGTACCCGCCTTCTTCGATGACCCCTCGACGCGTGAGGCGATGTGGCGGGAGCGCAGCACACTCCGCGTGCTCGATCTCCAATCGAAGATGGACATCGCAGTGTTCAGTCTCGGCTCGCCGGCGGCCGAGGTGCCGAGCCGGGTCTACGTCGGCGGTTATCTCGGACGCGATGACTATCGGAGTCTTCGGGAGGACCGGGCGATCGGCGACGTGGCGACGGTGTTCTTCCGCGCGGACGGCAGCTGGAAGGACATCCGCGTCAATGCCCGCGCGACCGGCCCTGGTCTCGATCGCCTGCGCCGGGTGCCTCGCCGCATGTGCGTCGTCTCCGGCGTGCCCAAGCTCGTCAGCCTGCGTGCCGCGATCGCCGCAGAGCTCATCACCGACGTCGTGCTCGATGAGGGACTGGCACGTCAGCTGCTGGAGGGCTGA
- the trmD gene encoding tRNA (guanosine(37)-N1)-methyltransferase TrmD encodes MRIDVLSIFPSYFDGLTLSLLGKAQESGILDLRVRDLRDWTSDRHRTVDDTPYGGGAGMVMKPEPWGLALDEVTRGSDAPTIIFPSPAGEVFTQKTARELATREHLVFGCGRYEGIDERVFDFAGSLGEVRLISLGDYVLNGGEVATMAMIEAIGRLVPGVVGNPESLVEESHEDGLLEYPSYTKPSVWREHAVPSILLSGNHGAIAAWRRDQQIERTRRRRPDLLGDEQPPR; translated from the coding sequence GTGCGCATAGATGTTCTCTCCATCTTCCCGTCGTACTTCGATGGGTTGACCCTCTCGTTGCTCGGGAAGGCGCAGGAATCCGGCATTCTCGACCTCCGGGTGCGGGACCTGCGCGACTGGACCAGCGACCGTCATCGCACCGTGGACGACACGCCATACGGTGGCGGTGCCGGCATGGTCATGAAGCCGGAGCCGTGGGGACTGGCACTCGACGAGGTCACTCGTGGAAGCGACGCTCCGACGATCATCTTCCCGTCGCCGGCCGGCGAGGTCTTCACGCAGAAGACCGCGCGCGAACTGGCCACCAGAGAGCATCTCGTGTTCGGCTGTGGCCGCTACGAGGGCATCGACGAGCGTGTCTTCGACTTCGCTGGCTCGCTCGGAGAGGTCCGTCTGATCAGCCTCGGTGACTACGTCCTCAACGGTGGTGAGGTCGCCACGATGGCGATGATCGAAGCCATCGGTCGACTCGTGCCCGGGGTCGTCGGCAATCCAGAGAGTCTTGTCGAAGAGTCCCATGAGGACGGACTGCTCGAGTACCCCTCGTATACGAAGCCGTCGGTCTGGCGCGAACATGCCGTACCGAGCATCCTGCTCAGCGGCAACCACGGGGCCATTGCCGCATGGCGACGTGATCAGCAGATCGAGCGGACACGACGTCGTCGGCCGGATCTCCTCGGCGACGAGCAGCCACCGCGCTGA